A stretch of Buteo buteo chromosome 9, bButBut1.hap1.1, whole genome shotgun sequence DNA encodes these proteins:
- the LOC142034918 gene encoding uncharacterized protein LOC142034918 isoform X3, whose translation MKALLSLTLVLTWLEQCSGLAGWVFTEPQLRASAGDSVLLQCLFLDPVAKGWMMTKVDWLRVAGAGMQKEEMVFYYYNNHSIPVGRFRDRAQWQGNPSLWDGSIQLQDVQVNDSGTYVCEIRLLQHSSIFKNHTVLHVSPTGQRAGRGAAGTQDSAAPGDSGFWPVTVGCGCAAVVLAFLAGLSLRKRSAANTALERTGNGSSKSKAEEALYSSIPGPEIPKAEQDAGKKRRAEETYITMHPSHFRENGIYVELAKRVIPAEWMAEGRQGDGQSEEPYGRPEAALPWAPEG comes from the exons ATGAAGGCGTTGCTGAGCCTGACTCTGGTGCTGACATGGCTGG AGCAGTGCAGCGGGTTGGCTGGCTGGGTGTTCACGGAGCCTCAGCTTCGAGCCAGCGCTGGGGactctgtcctgctgcagtgCCTCTTCCTAGACCCAGTGGCCAAGGGCTGGATGATGACCAAAGTGGACTGGCTGCGCGTGGCAGGAGCTGGCATGCAGAAG gaggagatggtgtTTTATTACTACAACAACCATAGCATCCCTGTGGGCCGTTTCCGAGACCGGGCACAGTGGCAAGGGAACCCTTCCCTCTGGGATGGCTCTATCCAGCTGCAGGATGTACAGGTGAACGACAGTGGCACATACGTGTGTGAGATCcggctgctccagcacagcagcatcttCAAGAACCACACAGTGCTGCACGTCAGCCCCACAGGACAGAGAG CAGGacgaggagcagcaggcacccAGGACTCTGCAGCCCCGGGAGACTCTGGGTTTTGGCCTGTGACTGTGGGCTGTGGCTGTGCGGCCGTTGTGCTGGCTTTCCTGGCCGGACTTAGCCTGAGGAAGAG GTCTGCAGCCAACACGGCTCTGGAGAGGACTGGAAACggcagcagcaagagcaaagcagag GAAGCGCTTTACTCCTCAATTCCTGGACCTGAGATACCCAAGGCTGAACAGGAtgcagggaagaagaggagagctGAGGAGACCTACATAACCATG CACCCCTCTCACTTCCGGGAGAACGGTATCTACGTGGAGCTGGCCAAGAGGGTGATCCCAGCAGAATGGATGGCAGAAGGGAGACAGGGTGATGGGCAAAGCGAGGAACCCTACGGCAGACCAGAGGCGGCACTTCCATGGGCTCCAGAGGGCTAG
- the LOC142034918 gene encoding uncharacterized protein LOC142034918 isoform X2: MGFGSQTQRAGVVLPYFPSAWLVQRAQQPLVWRLGGCAAPHPRHTKSRGRGEALPAQGAGPPHCAPDWSVPLAPGLSGEAISMGTGRLHLAVLPGLILLSLSLAEQCSGLAGWVFTEPQLRASAGDSVLLQCLFLDPVAKGWMMTKVDWLRVAGAGMQKEEMVFYYYNNHSIPVGRFRDRAQWQGNPSLWDGSIQLQDVQVNDSGTYVCEIRLLQHSSIFKNHTVLHVSPTGQRGRGAAGTQDSAAPGDSGFWPVTVGCGCAAVVLAFLAGLSLRKRSAANTALERTGNGSSKSKAEEALYSSIPGPEIPKAEQDAGKKRRAEETYITMHPSHFRENGIYVELAKRVIPAEWMAEGRQGDGQSEEPYGRPEAALPWAPEG; this comes from the exons ATGGGCTTTGGCTCGCAGACGCAGAGGGCTGGAGTTGTGCTTCCCTACTTCCCTTCTGCGTGGCTTGTTCAGCGAGCACAGCAGCCCTTGGTCTGGCGACTGGGAGGATGTGCTGCCCCGCATCCCAGGCACACCAAAAGCAGGGGTCGGGGAGAGGCTTTGCCTGCACAAGGAGCAGGGCCTCCCCATTGCGCTCCGGACTGGTCAGTGCCGTTAGCCCCAGGCTTATCTGGAGAGGCGATATCTATGGGGACAGGCAGGCTGCATCTGGCCGTACTCCCTGGACTCATTCTGCTGTCCTTGTCCCTGGCAGAGCAGTGCAGCGGGTTGGCTGGCTGGGTGTTCACGGAGCCTCAGCTTCGAGCCAGCGCTGGGGactctgtcctgctgcagtgCCTCTTCCTAGACCCAGTGGCCAAGGGCTGGATGATGACCAAAGTGGACTGGCTGCGCGTGGCAGGAGCTGGCATGCAGAAG gaggagatggtgtTTTATTACTACAACAACCATAGCATCCCTGTGGGCCGTTTCCGAGACCGGGCACAGTGGCAAGGGAACCCTTCCCTCTGGGATGGCTCTATCCAGCTGCAGGATGTACAGGTGAACGACAGTGGCACATACGTGTGTGAGATCcggctgctccagcacagcagcatcttCAAGAACCACACAGTGCTGCACGTCAGCCCCACAGGACAGAGAG GacgaggagcagcaggcacccAGGACTCTGCAGCCCCGGGAGACTCTGGGTTTTGGCCTGTGACTGTGGGCTGTGGCTGTGCGGCCGTTGTGCTGGCTTTCCTGGCCGGACTTAGCCTGAGGAAGAG GTCTGCAGCCAACACGGCTCTGGAGAGGACTGGAAACggcagcagcaagagcaaagcagag GAAGCGCTTTACTCCTCAATTCCTGGACCTGAGATACCCAAGGCTGAACAGGAtgcagggaagaagaggagagctGAGGAGACCTACATAACCATG CACCCCTCTCACTTCCGGGAGAACGGTATCTACGTGGAGCTGGCCAAGAGGGTGATCCCAGCAGAATGGATGGCAGAAGGGAGACAGGGTGATGGGCAAAGCGAGGAACCCTACGGCAGACCAGAGGCGGCACTTCCATGGGCTCCAGAGGGCTAG
- the LOC142034918 gene encoding uncharacterized protein LOC142034918 isoform X1 yields the protein MGFGSQTQRAGVVLPYFPSAWLVQRAQQPLVWRLGGCAAPHPRHTKSRGRGEALPAQGAGPPHCAPDWSVPLAPGLSGEAISMGTGRLHLAVLPGLILLSLSLAEQCSGLAGWVFTEPQLRASAGDSVLLQCLFLDPVAKGWMMTKVDWLRVAGAGMQKEEMVFYYYNNHSIPVGRFRDRAQWQGNPSLWDGSIQLQDVQVNDSGTYVCEIRLLQHSSIFKNHTVLHVSPTGQRAGRGAAGTQDSAAPGDSGFWPVTVGCGCAAVVLAFLAGLSLRKRSAANTALERTGNGSSKSKAEEALYSSIPGPEIPKAEQDAGKKRRAEETYITMHPSHFRENGIYVELAKRVIPAEWMAEGRQGDGQSEEPYGRPEAALPWAPEG from the exons ATGGGCTTTGGCTCGCAGACGCAGAGGGCTGGAGTTGTGCTTCCCTACTTCCCTTCTGCGTGGCTTGTTCAGCGAGCACAGCAGCCCTTGGTCTGGCGACTGGGAGGATGTGCTGCCCCGCATCCCAGGCACACCAAAAGCAGGGGTCGGGGAGAGGCTTTGCCTGCACAAGGAGCAGGGCCTCCCCATTGCGCTCCGGACTGGTCAGTGCCGTTAGCCCCAGGCTTATCTGGAGAGGCGATATCTATGGGGACAGGCAGGCTGCATCTGGCCGTACTCCCTGGACTCATTCTGCTGTCCTTGTCCCTGGCAGAGCAGTGCAGCGGGTTGGCTGGCTGGGTGTTCACGGAGCCTCAGCTTCGAGCCAGCGCTGGGGactctgtcctgctgcagtgCCTCTTCCTAGACCCAGTGGCCAAGGGCTGGATGATGACCAAAGTGGACTGGCTGCGCGTGGCAGGAGCTGGCATGCAGAAG gaggagatggtgtTTTATTACTACAACAACCATAGCATCCCTGTGGGCCGTTTCCGAGACCGGGCACAGTGGCAAGGGAACCCTTCCCTCTGGGATGGCTCTATCCAGCTGCAGGATGTACAGGTGAACGACAGTGGCACATACGTGTGTGAGATCcggctgctccagcacagcagcatcttCAAGAACCACACAGTGCTGCACGTCAGCCCCACAGGACAGAGAG CAGGacgaggagcagcaggcacccAGGACTCTGCAGCCCCGGGAGACTCTGGGTTTTGGCCTGTGACTGTGGGCTGTGGCTGTGCGGCCGTTGTGCTGGCTTTCCTGGCCGGACTTAGCCTGAGGAAGAG GTCTGCAGCCAACACGGCTCTGGAGAGGACTGGAAACggcagcagcaagagcaaagcagag GAAGCGCTTTACTCCTCAATTCCTGGACCTGAGATACCCAAGGCTGAACAGGAtgcagggaagaagaggagagctGAGGAGACCTACATAACCATG CACCCCTCTCACTTCCGGGAGAACGGTATCTACGTGGAGCTGGCCAAGAGGGTGATCCCAGCAGAATGGATGGCAGAAGGGAGACAGGGTGATGGGCAAAGCGAGGAACCCTACGGCAGACCAGAGGCGGCACTTCCATGGGCTCCAGAGGGCTAG
- the LOC142034918 gene encoding uncharacterized protein LOC142034918 isoform X4, with product MMTKVDWLRVAGAGMQKEEMVFYYYNNHSIPVGRFRDRAQWQGNPSLWDGSIQLQDVQVNDSGTYVCEIRLLQHSSIFKNHTVLHVSPTGQRAGRGAAGTQDSAAPGDSGFWPVTVGCGCAAVVLAFLAGLSLRKRSAANTALERTGNGSSKSKAEEALYSSIPGPEIPKAEQDAGKKRRAEETYITMHPSHFRENGIYVELAKRVIPAEWMAEGRQGDGQSEEPYGRPEAALPWAPEG from the exons ATGATGACCAAAGTGGACTGGCTGCGCGTGGCAGGAGCTGGCATGCAGAAG gaggagatggtgtTTTATTACTACAACAACCATAGCATCCCTGTGGGCCGTTTCCGAGACCGGGCACAGTGGCAAGGGAACCCTTCCCTCTGGGATGGCTCTATCCAGCTGCAGGATGTACAGGTGAACGACAGTGGCACATACGTGTGTGAGATCcggctgctccagcacagcagcatcttCAAGAACCACACAGTGCTGCACGTCAGCCCCACAGGACAGAGAG CAGGacgaggagcagcaggcacccAGGACTCTGCAGCCCCGGGAGACTCTGGGTTTTGGCCTGTGACTGTGGGCTGTGGCTGTGCGGCCGTTGTGCTGGCTTTCCTGGCCGGACTTAGCCTGAGGAAGAG GTCTGCAGCCAACACGGCTCTGGAGAGGACTGGAAACggcagcagcaagagcaaagcagag GAAGCGCTTTACTCCTCAATTCCTGGACCTGAGATACCCAAGGCTGAACAGGAtgcagggaagaagaggagagctGAGGAGACCTACATAACCATG CACCCCTCTCACTTCCGGGAGAACGGTATCTACGTGGAGCTGGCCAAGAGGGTGATCCCAGCAGAATGGATGGCAGAAGGGAGACAGGGTGATGGGCAAAGCGAGGAACCCTACGGCAGACCAGAGGCGGCACTTCCATGGGCTCCAGAGGGCTAG
- the SCN2B gene encoding sodium channel regulatory subunit beta-2 isoform X1: protein MSPEAWLLQPTLFLTGLSLLLSLAPTGLGMEVMAPATINALNGSSVKLSCTFNSCYKVENKQFSLNWTYQECRNCSEELFLQFRMKIMNKQLDRFGNRVEFTGNPTKYDVSFTLKNVQLEDEGTYNCYVLNPPDRHRGHASISLKVLTKEPPKHDSTVAVIVGASVGGFLAVVILVLMVVKCVRRKKQQRLNTDDQKTEEEGKTDGEGNPDEGTK from the exons ATGAGCCCGGAAGCTTGGCTCCTGCAGCCCACCTTGTTCCTCACTGGCCTCAGCTTGCTCCTCTCGCTGG CACCCACGGGATTGGGCATGGAGGTCATGGCTCCCGCCACCATCAATGCCTTGAATGGCTCCTCCGTGAAGCTCTCCTGCACCTTCAACTCCTGCTACAAGGTGGAGAACAAGCAGTTCTCACTCAACTGGACATACCAGGAGTGCAGGAACTGCTCTGAGGAGCTG TTTCTGCAGTTCCGGATGAAGATCATGAACAAGCAGCTGGACCGCTTTGGGAACCGGGTGGAGTTCACCGGGAACCCCACCAAGTATGACGTGTCCTTCACCCTCAAAAACGTGCAGCTGGAGGATGAGGGCACCTACAATTGCTATGTCCTGAACCCCCCGGACCGGCACCGGGGCCACGCCAGCATCAGCCTGAAGGTGCTCACCAAAG AGCCCCCGAAGCACGACTCAACAGTGGCTGTCATCGTGGGCGCCTCTGTAGGTGGCTTTTTGGCCGTGGTCATCCTGGTGCTGATGGTGGTGAAATGCGTGCGCcggaaaaagcagcagaggctgaacACAGACGACCAGAAGacggaggaggaagggaagacagacGGCGAAGGCAACCCGGACGAGGGCACCAAGTAa
- the SCN2B gene encoding sodium channel regulatory subunit beta-2 isoform X2, giving the protein MEVMAPATINALNGSSVKLSCTFNSCYKVENKQFSLNWTYQECRNCSEELFLQFRMKIMNKQLDRFGNRVEFTGNPTKYDVSFTLKNVQLEDEGTYNCYVLNPPDRHRGHASISLKVLTKEPPKHDSTVAVIVGASVGGFLAVVILVLMVVKCVRRKKQQRLNTDDQKTEEEGKTDGEGNPDEGTK; this is encoded by the exons ATGGAGGTCATGGCTCCCGCCACCATCAATGCCTTGAATGGCTCCTCCGTGAAGCTCTCCTGCACCTTCAACTCCTGCTACAAGGTGGAGAACAAGCAGTTCTCACTCAACTGGACATACCAGGAGTGCAGGAACTGCTCTGAGGAGCTG TTTCTGCAGTTCCGGATGAAGATCATGAACAAGCAGCTGGACCGCTTTGGGAACCGGGTGGAGTTCACCGGGAACCCCACCAAGTATGACGTGTCCTTCACCCTCAAAAACGTGCAGCTGGAGGATGAGGGCACCTACAATTGCTATGTCCTGAACCCCCCGGACCGGCACCGGGGCCACGCCAGCATCAGCCTGAAGGTGCTCACCAAAG AGCCCCCGAAGCACGACTCAACAGTGGCTGTCATCGTGGGCGCCTCTGTAGGTGGCTTTTTGGCCGTGGTCATCCTGGTGCTGATGGTGGTGAAATGCGTGCGCcggaaaaagcagcagaggctgaacACAGACGACCAGAAGacggaggaggaagggaagacagacGGCGAAGGCAACCCGGACGAGGGCACCAAGTAa